A genomic stretch from Thermomonospora umbrina includes:
- a CDS encoding M1 family metallopeptidase, whose protein sequence is MNAHARPGGTPLVRTIAYSATAATVATVTALALSAGHGDAATEPCSSQARIAGAACAVAEEAHNPPPRPSKPLALRGAPGTPGIGDRYFPAAGNGGYDALDYDVALAYRADGTVSAATTMKARATQDLTGFSLDYRGPRVRSVAVDGRRATFARKGQELTVVPTQPLPRGAEFTAVVHYAGKPGPLNNSALGTYGWIPTRDGAVTLSEPDGTPTWIPVNDHPLDKATYTFRLTVPKGLQALANGSPSPPVHKGDVSTYTWAERSPMASYLAMIAIGRFHVMRGQAGGIPVITAVDPRFRKAAAKLHRDTVRALRWMPKVFGPYPFTTSGGIIDDPRLEYALETQERPVYGGFVPEPQFVVHELAHQWFGNSVSLKSWPDIWLNEGLATYAEWLWHERRGKGNTAHKIFGRYYRQPATSAIFSPPPGRPGRANLFGYSVYVRGAMTVHALRRRVGDEAFFRILRAWSATHRHGNAETADFIALAERESGKPLQRLFQVWLHTKGKPKAW, encoded by the coding sequence GTGAATGCTCACGCCCGTCCCGGCGGGACGCCCCTGGTGCGCACCATCGCCTACTCGGCCACGGCGGCCACCGTGGCGACCGTCACCGCGCTCGCCCTGTCGGCGGGCCACGGCGACGCCGCCACCGAGCCCTGCTCGTCCCAGGCCAGGATCGCGGGCGCGGCCTGCGCCGTGGCGGAGGAGGCGCACAACCCTCCCCCCAGGCCCAGCAAGCCGCTGGCCCTACGGGGCGCTCCGGGCACCCCCGGGATCGGCGACCGCTACTTCCCCGCCGCGGGCAACGGCGGCTACGACGCGCTCGACTACGACGTCGCCCTCGCCTACCGCGCCGACGGCACCGTCAGCGCCGCCACCACCATGAAGGCCAGGGCCACCCAGGACCTCACCGGGTTCTCGCTCGACTATCGCGGGCCCCGGGTACGGAGCGTCGCGGTGGACGGCCGGCGCGCCACGTTCGCCCGCAAGGGGCAGGAGCTCACGGTCGTCCCGACGCAGCCGTTGCCGCGCGGCGCCGAGTTCACCGCCGTCGTCCACTACGCGGGCAAGCCGGGGCCGCTCAACAACAGCGCCCTCGGCACCTACGGCTGGATCCCGACCCGCGACGGCGCGGTGACGCTCTCCGAGCCGGACGGGACCCCCACCTGGATCCCGGTCAACGACCACCCCCTCGACAAGGCCACCTACACGTTCCGGCTGACCGTGCCCAAGGGCCTGCAGGCCCTGGCCAACGGCTCGCCGTCGCCGCCGGTCCACAAGGGCGACGTCAGCACGTACACGTGGGCGGAGCGGTCGCCCATGGCGAGCTACCTGGCGATGATCGCCATCGGCAGGTTCCACGTCATGCGCGGTCAGGCGGGCGGGATCCCCGTCATCACCGCCGTGGACCCCAGGTTCCGAAAGGCCGCCGCCAAACTGCACCGCGACACCGTGCGGGCCCTCCGGTGGATGCCCAAGGTCTTCGGGCCGTACCCGTTCACCACGAGCGGCGGCATCATCGACGACCCGCGCCTTGAGTACGCGCTGGAGACCCAGGAGCGCCCGGTGTACGGGGGGTTCGTCCCCGAGCCGCAGTTCGTCGTCCACGAGCTGGCCCACCAGTGGTTCGGCAACAGCGTCAGCCTCAAGAGCTGGCCCGACATCTGGCTGAACGAGGGGCTGGCCACGTACGCGGAGTGGCTCTGGCACGAGCGTCGCGGCAAGGGCAACACCGCCCACAAGATCTTCGGCCGCTACTACCGTCAGCCGGCGACCTCGGCCATCTTCAGCCCGCCCCCGGGGAGGCCGGGGCGCGCCAACCTGTTCGGCTACTCGGTGTACGTCCGCGGCGCGATGACCGTTCACGCGCTGCGCAGGCGGGTCGGGGACGAGGCGTTCTTCCGCATCCTGCGGGCCTGGAGCGCGACCCACCGGCACGGCAACGCGGAGACCGCCGACTTCATCGCGCTGGCCGAACGGGAGTCCGGCAAGCCGCTCCAGCGCCTCTTCCAGGTGTGGCTGCACACGAAGGGAAAGCCGAAGGCCTGGTGA
- a CDS encoding M1 family metallopeptidase — MSRTPRALAAMALTAAAGLVVSAPPAHAAPKFTPGAPGAGDPYFPDMGNGGYDVAHYDVALRYLGNAKGIRAVTRVKARATKNLSRFNLDLLGPLKVHSITVNGAKAGFRRTGAQELVITPRKGLPRGKAFSVTVTYSGLPKKVEDAALGVSGWIPTDDGAVALNQPFGTATWMPVNDTPADKATYNIALTVPKALTALSNGDFAGKRTAGAWSTWWWKMPRPMASELAMVAIGKYNVKRGKTPKGVPNITAIDPTLDTAPGQGAAFHKLTADVTDWGSKVFGRYPFGSTGGIVDALGVGYALETQGRPVYDRKGRPGVNPSSGLVAHEIGHQWFGNSVTPRYWKDIWLNEGFATYTEWLHSEQHGGDSAQKTFDEVYATPATEDLWTVKVSDPGRDGIYAHAVYDRGAMTLHVLRKTIGDKKFFQLLRSWYAQNRDGNVTTRDFVRHSKRFGDDDKLDTLFKKWLHTPSKPA, encoded by the coding sequence ATGAGCAGAACCCCCCGTGCCCTTGCCGCAATGGCGCTGACCGCCGCGGCCGGTCTGGTCGTCTCCGCGCCCCCCGCGCACGCGGCCCCCAAGTTCACACCGGGAGCCCCGGGGGCCGGTGACCCGTACTTCCCCGACATGGGCAACGGCGGCTACGACGTGGCCCACTACGACGTGGCGCTGCGCTACCTCGGGAACGCCAAGGGCATCCGGGCCGTCACCCGGGTCAAGGCCCGGGCGACCAAGAACCTCTCGCGGTTCAACCTGGACCTGCTGGGCCCCCTGAAGGTCCACTCGATCACCGTCAACGGCGCCAAGGCCGGCTTCCGGCGCACCGGCGCCCAGGAGCTGGTGATCACGCCTCGCAAGGGTCTGCCCCGCGGCAAGGCGTTCTCCGTCACGGTGACGTACTCGGGCCTCCCCAAGAAGGTCGAGGACGCGGCGCTGGGCGTGTCGGGCTGGATTCCGACCGACGACGGCGCGGTGGCGCTGAACCAACCGTTCGGCACCGCCACCTGGATGCCGGTCAACGACACCCCGGCCGACAAGGCGACCTACAACATCGCGCTGACCGTGCCGAAGGCCCTGACGGCGCTGTCCAACGGCGACTTCGCCGGGAAGCGGACCGCCGGGGCCTGGTCGACGTGGTGGTGGAAGATGCCGCGGCCGATGGCCAGCGAACTCGCCATGGTCGCGATCGGCAAGTACAACGTGAAGCGCGGCAAGACGCCCAAGGGCGTGCCCAACATCACCGCGATCGACCCCACCCTCGACACCGCCCCCGGCCAGGGCGCGGCGTTCCACAAGCTGACCGCCGACGTCACCGACTGGGGCTCGAAGGTCTTCGGCCGGTACCCGTTCGGCTCCACCGGCGGCATCGTCGACGCCCTCGGCGTGGGCTACGCGCTGGAGACCCAGGGACGCCCGGTTTACGACCGCAAGGGCCGCCCCGGCGTGAACCCGAGCTCCGGCCTCGTCGCCCACGAGATCGGCCACCAGTGGTTCGGCAACAGCGTCACGCCGAGGTACTGGAAGGACATCTGGCTGAACGAGGGCTTCGCCACGTACACCGAGTGGCTGCACAGCGAGCAGCACGGTGGTGACAGCGCGCAGAAGACCTTCGACGAGGTGTACGCCACCCCGGCCACCGAAGACCTGTGGACCGTCAAGGTCTCCGACCCGGGCCGCGACGGCATCTACGCCCACGCCGTGTACGACCGCGGGGCGATGACGCTGCACGTGCTCCGCAAGACGATCGGCGACAAGAAGTTCTTCCAACTCCTCCGGAGCTGGTACGCGCAGAACCGGGACGGCAACGTGACCACCCGGGACTTCGTCCGGCACAGCAAGCGGTTCGGCGACGACGACAAGCTCGACACCCTCTTCAAGAAGTGGCTCCACACGCCTTCTAAGCCGGCCTAA